One Lepus europaeus isolate LE1 chromosome X, mLepTim1.pri, whole genome shotgun sequence genomic window carries:
- the CDK16 gene encoding cyclin-dependent kinase 16 isoform X4, which translates to MQSEVAMDRMKKIKRQLSMTLRGGRGIDKTNGAPEQIGLDESGGGGGSDLGEAPTRTAPGEPRSGRGPLSSAPEIVHEDLKMGSDGESDQASATSSDEVQSPVRVRMRNHPPRKISTEDINKRLSLPADIRLPEGYLEKLTLNSPIFDKPLSRRLRRVSLSEIGFGKLETYIKLDKLGEGTYATVYKGKSKLTDNLVALKEIRLEHEEGAPCTAIREVSLLKDLKHANIVTLHDIIHTEKSLTLVFEYLDKDLKQYLDDCGNIINMHNVKLFLFQLLRGLAYCHRQKVLHRDLKPQNLLINERGELKLADFGLARAKSIPTKTYSNEVVTLWYRPPDILLGSTDYSTQIDMWGVGCIFYEMATGRPLFPGSTVEEQLHFIFRILGTPTEETWPGIMSNEEFKTYNYPKYRAEALLSHAPRLDSDGADLLTKLLQFEGRNRISAEDAMKHPFFLSLGERIHKLPDTTSIFALKEIQLQKEASLRSSSMPDSVAGGQHGRASLPH; encoded by the exons GTCGCCATGGATCGGATGAAGAAGATCAAACGGCAGCTGTCAATGACACTCCGAGGGGGCCGAGGCATAGACAAGACCAATGGTGCCCCGGAACAGATAGGCCTAGATGAGAGCGGCGGTGGCGGTGGTAGTGACCTTGGAGAGGCCCCCACACGTACCGCCCCAGGAGAACCTCGCTCTGGACGGGGCCCACTCAGCTCTGCACCAG AGATTGTACACGAGGACTTGAAGATGGGGTCTGATGGGGAGAGTGACCAGGCTTCAGCCACGTCCTCGGATGAGGTGCAGTCTCCAGTGCGAGTGCGCATGCGCAACCACCCGCCGCGCAAGATCTCCACTGag GATATCAACAAGCGCCTATCACTACCAGCCGACATCCGGCTGCCTGAGGGCTACCTTGAGAAGCTGACCCTCAATAGCCCCATCTTTGACAAGCCCCTCAGCCGCCGCCTCCGCCGTGTCAGTCTG TCTGAGATTGGCTTTGGGAAATTGGAGACCTATATCAAGCTGGACAAGCTGGGTGAG GGTACCTATGCCACCGTCTACAAAGGCAAAAGCAAGCTCACGGACAACCTTGTGGCACTCAAGGAGATCAGGCTGGAACATGAAGAGGGAGCACCCTGCACCGCCATCCGGGAAG TGTCCCTGCTTAAGGACCTCAAACATGCCAACATCGTCACACTACACGACATCATCCACACGGAGAAGTCCCTCACCCTTGTCTTCGAGTATCTG GACAAGGACCTGAAGCAGTATCTGGATGACTGTGGGAACATCATCAACATGCACAACGTGAAA CtgttcctgttccagctgctccgtggCCTGGCCTACTGCCACCGGCAGAAGGTGCTACACCGAGACCTCAAGCCCCAGAATCTGCTCATCAATGAGAGGGGAGAGCTCAAGCTGGCTGACTTCG gcctggcccgAGCCAAGTCAATCCCAACGAAGACATACTCCAACGAGGTGGTGACACTGTGGTACCGGCCCCCCGACATCCTGCTTGGGTCCACAGACTACTCGACCCAGATTGACATGTG GGGTGTGGGCTGCATCTTCTATGAGATGGCAACAGGCCGGCCCCTCTTTCCGGGCTCCACAGTAGAGGAACAGCTGCACTTCATCTTCCGCATCTTGG GAACCCCAACTGAGGAGACGTGGCCAGGCATCATGTCCAATGAGGAGTTCAAGACATACAACTACCCCAAGTACCGAGCCGAGGCCCTTTTGAGCCATGCACCCCG ACTTGATAGCGACGGGGCCGACCTCCTGACCAAGCTGCTGCAG TTTGAGGGTCGAAATCGGATCTCCGCAGAGGATGCCATGAAACATCCATTCTTCCTCAGTCTGGGGGAGCGGATCCACAAACTTCCTGACA CTACTTCCATATTTGCACTAAAGGAGATCCAGCTACAAAAAGAGGCCAGCCTTCGGTCTTCATCAATGCCTGACTCAG TTGCCGGCGGACAGCATGGCCGTGCCAGCCTCCCACACTGA
- the CDK16 gene encoding cyclin-dependent kinase 16 isoform X5: MQSEVAMDRMKKIKRQLSMTLRGGRGIDKTNGAPEQIGLDESGGGGGSDLGEAPTRTAPGEPRSGRGPLSSAPEIVHEDLKMGSDGESDQASATSSDEVQSPVRVRMRNHPPRKISTEDINKRLSLPADIRLPEGYLEKLTLNSPIFDKPLSRRLRRVSLSEIGFGKLETYIKLDKLGEGTYATVYKGKSKLTDNLVALKEIRLEHEEGAPCTAIREVSLLKDLKHANIVTLHDIIHTEKSLTLVFEYLDKDLKQYLDDCGNIINMHNVKLFLFQLLRGLAYCHRQKVLHRDLKPQNLLINERGELKLADFGLARAKSIPTKTYSNEVVTLWYRPPDILLGSTDYSTQIDMWGVGCIFYEMATGRPLFPGSTVEEQLHFIFRILGTPTEETWPGIMSNEEFKTYNYPKYRAEALLSHAPRLDSDGADLLTKLLQFEGRNRISAEDAMKHPFFLSLGERIHKLPDTTSIFALKEIQLQKEASLRSSSMPDSGRPAFHVVDTEF, from the exons GTCGCCATGGATCGGATGAAGAAGATCAAACGGCAGCTGTCAATGACACTCCGAGGGGGCCGAGGCATAGACAAGACCAATGGTGCCCCGGAACAGATAGGCCTAGATGAGAGCGGCGGTGGCGGTGGTAGTGACCTTGGAGAGGCCCCCACACGTACCGCCCCAGGAGAACCTCGCTCTGGACGGGGCCCACTCAGCTCTGCACCAG AGATTGTACACGAGGACTTGAAGATGGGGTCTGATGGGGAGAGTGACCAGGCTTCAGCCACGTCCTCGGATGAGGTGCAGTCTCCAGTGCGAGTGCGCATGCGCAACCACCCGCCGCGCAAGATCTCCACTGag GATATCAACAAGCGCCTATCACTACCAGCCGACATCCGGCTGCCTGAGGGCTACCTTGAGAAGCTGACCCTCAATAGCCCCATCTTTGACAAGCCCCTCAGCCGCCGCCTCCGCCGTGTCAGTCTG TCTGAGATTGGCTTTGGGAAATTGGAGACCTATATCAAGCTGGACAAGCTGGGTGAG GGTACCTATGCCACCGTCTACAAAGGCAAAAGCAAGCTCACGGACAACCTTGTGGCACTCAAGGAGATCAGGCTGGAACATGAAGAGGGAGCACCCTGCACCGCCATCCGGGAAG TGTCCCTGCTTAAGGACCTCAAACATGCCAACATCGTCACACTACACGACATCATCCACACGGAGAAGTCCCTCACCCTTGTCTTCGAGTATCTG GACAAGGACCTGAAGCAGTATCTGGATGACTGTGGGAACATCATCAACATGCACAACGTGAAA CtgttcctgttccagctgctccgtggCCTGGCCTACTGCCACCGGCAGAAGGTGCTACACCGAGACCTCAAGCCCCAGAATCTGCTCATCAATGAGAGGGGAGAGCTCAAGCTGGCTGACTTCG gcctggcccgAGCCAAGTCAATCCCAACGAAGACATACTCCAACGAGGTGGTGACACTGTGGTACCGGCCCCCCGACATCCTGCTTGGGTCCACAGACTACTCGACCCAGATTGACATGTG GGGTGTGGGCTGCATCTTCTATGAGATGGCAACAGGCCGGCCCCTCTTTCCGGGCTCCACAGTAGAGGAACAGCTGCACTTCATCTTCCGCATCTTGG GAACCCCAACTGAGGAGACGTGGCCAGGCATCATGTCCAATGAGGAGTTCAAGACATACAACTACCCCAAGTACCGAGCCGAGGCCCTTTTGAGCCATGCACCCCG ACTTGATAGCGACGGGGCCGACCTCCTGACCAAGCTGCTGCAG TTTGAGGGTCGAAATCGGATCTCCGCAGAGGATGCCATGAAACATCCATTCTTCCTCAGTCTGGGGGAGCGGATCCACAAACTTCCTGACA CTACTTCCATATTTGCACTAAAGGAGATCCAGCTACAAAAAGAGGCCAGCCTTCGGTCTTCATCAATGCCTGACTCAG GCAGGCCAGCTTTCCACGTGGTGGACACCGAGTTCTAA
- the CDK16 gene encoding cyclin-dependent kinase 16 isoform X1, translated as MQSEVAMDRMKKIKRQLSMTLRGGRGIDKTNGAPEQIGLDESGGGGGSDLGEAPTRTAPGEPRSGRGPLSSAPEIVHEDLKMGSDGESDQASATSSDEVQSPVRVRMRNHPPRKISTEDINKRLSLPADIRLPEGYLEKLTLNSPIFDKPLSRRLRRVSLSEIGFGKLETYIKLDKLGEGTYATVYKGKSKLTDNLVALKEIRLEHEEGAPCTAIREVSLLKDLKHANIVTLHDIIHTEKSLTLVFEYLDKDLKQYLDDCGNIINMHNVKLFLFQLLRGLAYCHRQKVLHRDLKPQNLLINERGELKLADFGLARAKSIPTKTYSNEVVTLWYRPPDILLGSTDYSTQIDMWGVGCIFYEMATGRPLFPGSTVEEQLHFIFRILGTPTEETWPGIMSNEEFKTYNYPKYRAEALLSHAPRSSCPCGRLDSDGADLLTKLLQFEGRNRISAEDAMKHPFFLSLGERIHKLPDTTSIFALKEIQLQKEASLRSSSMPDSVAGGQHGRASLPH; from the exons GTCGCCATGGATCGGATGAAGAAGATCAAACGGCAGCTGTCAATGACACTCCGAGGGGGCCGAGGCATAGACAAGACCAATGGTGCCCCGGAACAGATAGGCCTAGATGAGAGCGGCGGTGGCGGTGGTAGTGACCTTGGAGAGGCCCCCACACGTACCGCCCCAGGAGAACCTCGCTCTGGACGGGGCCCACTCAGCTCTGCACCAG AGATTGTACACGAGGACTTGAAGATGGGGTCTGATGGGGAGAGTGACCAGGCTTCAGCCACGTCCTCGGATGAGGTGCAGTCTCCAGTGCGAGTGCGCATGCGCAACCACCCGCCGCGCAAGATCTCCACTGag GATATCAACAAGCGCCTATCACTACCAGCCGACATCCGGCTGCCTGAGGGCTACCTTGAGAAGCTGACCCTCAATAGCCCCATCTTTGACAAGCCCCTCAGCCGCCGCCTCCGCCGTGTCAGTCTG TCTGAGATTGGCTTTGGGAAATTGGAGACCTATATCAAGCTGGACAAGCTGGGTGAG GGTACCTATGCCACCGTCTACAAAGGCAAAAGCAAGCTCACGGACAACCTTGTGGCACTCAAGGAGATCAGGCTGGAACATGAAGAGGGAGCACCCTGCACCGCCATCCGGGAAG TGTCCCTGCTTAAGGACCTCAAACATGCCAACATCGTCACACTACACGACATCATCCACACGGAGAAGTCCCTCACCCTTGTCTTCGAGTATCTG GACAAGGACCTGAAGCAGTATCTGGATGACTGTGGGAACATCATCAACATGCACAACGTGAAA CtgttcctgttccagctgctccgtggCCTGGCCTACTGCCACCGGCAGAAGGTGCTACACCGAGACCTCAAGCCCCAGAATCTGCTCATCAATGAGAGGGGAGAGCTCAAGCTGGCTGACTTCG gcctggcccgAGCCAAGTCAATCCCAACGAAGACATACTCCAACGAGGTGGTGACACTGTGGTACCGGCCCCCCGACATCCTGCTTGGGTCCACAGACTACTCGACCCAGATTGACATGTG GGGTGTGGGCTGCATCTTCTATGAGATGGCAACAGGCCGGCCCCTCTTTCCGGGCTCCACAGTAGAGGAACAGCTGCACTTCATCTTCCGCATCTTGG GAACCCCAACTGAGGAGACGTGGCCAGGCATCATGTCCAATGAGGAGTTCAAGACATACAACTACCCCAAGTACCGAGCCGAGGCCCTTTTGAGCCATGCACCCCG ATCCTCTTGTCCTTGTGGTAGACTTGATAGCGACGGGGCCGACCTCCTGACCAAGCTGCTGCAG TTTGAGGGTCGAAATCGGATCTCCGCAGAGGATGCCATGAAACATCCATTCTTCCTCAGTCTGGGGGAGCGGATCCACAAACTTCCTGACA CTACTTCCATATTTGCACTAAAGGAGATCCAGCTACAAAAAGAGGCCAGCCTTCGGTCTTCATCAATGCCTGACTCAG TTGCCGGCGGACAGCATGGCCGTGCCAGCCTCCCACACTGA
- the CDK16 gene encoding cyclin-dependent kinase 16 isoform X2, which produces MQSEVAMDRMKKIKRQLSMTLRGGRGIDKTNGAPEQIGLDESGGGGGSDLGEAPTRTAPGEPRSGRGPLSSAPEIVHEDLKMGSDGESDQASATSSDEVQSPVRVRMRNHPPRKISTEDINKRLSLPADIRLPEGYLEKLTLNSPIFDKPLSRRLRRVSLSEIGFGKLETYIKLDKLGEGTYATVYKGKSKLTDNLVALKEIRLEHEEGAPCTAIREVSLLKDLKHANIVTLHDIIHTEKSLTLVFEYLDKDLKQYLDDCGNIINMHNVKLFLFQLLRGLAYCHRQKVLHRDLKPQNLLINERGELKLADFGLARAKSIPTKTYSNEVVTLWYRPPDILLGSTDYSTQIDMWGVGCIFYEMATGRPLFPGSTVEEQLHFIFRILGTPTEETWPGIMSNEEFKTYNYPKYRAEALLSHAPRSSCPCGRLDSDGADLLTKLLQFEGRNRISAEDAMKHPFFLSLGERIHKLPDTTSIFALKEIQLQKEASLRSSSMPDSGRPAFHVVDTEF; this is translated from the exons GTCGCCATGGATCGGATGAAGAAGATCAAACGGCAGCTGTCAATGACACTCCGAGGGGGCCGAGGCATAGACAAGACCAATGGTGCCCCGGAACAGATAGGCCTAGATGAGAGCGGCGGTGGCGGTGGTAGTGACCTTGGAGAGGCCCCCACACGTACCGCCCCAGGAGAACCTCGCTCTGGACGGGGCCCACTCAGCTCTGCACCAG AGATTGTACACGAGGACTTGAAGATGGGGTCTGATGGGGAGAGTGACCAGGCTTCAGCCACGTCCTCGGATGAGGTGCAGTCTCCAGTGCGAGTGCGCATGCGCAACCACCCGCCGCGCAAGATCTCCACTGag GATATCAACAAGCGCCTATCACTACCAGCCGACATCCGGCTGCCTGAGGGCTACCTTGAGAAGCTGACCCTCAATAGCCCCATCTTTGACAAGCCCCTCAGCCGCCGCCTCCGCCGTGTCAGTCTG TCTGAGATTGGCTTTGGGAAATTGGAGACCTATATCAAGCTGGACAAGCTGGGTGAG GGTACCTATGCCACCGTCTACAAAGGCAAAAGCAAGCTCACGGACAACCTTGTGGCACTCAAGGAGATCAGGCTGGAACATGAAGAGGGAGCACCCTGCACCGCCATCCGGGAAG TGTCCCTGCTTAAGGACCTCAAACATGCCAACATCGTCACACTACACGACATCATCCACACGGAGAAGTCCCTCACCCTTGTCTTCGAGTATCTG GACAAGGACCTGAAGCAGTATCTGGATGACTGTGGGAACATCATCAACATGCACAACGTGAAA CtgttcctgttccagctgctccgtggCCTGGCCTACTGCCACCGGCAGAAGGTGCTACACCGAGACCTCAAGCCCCAGAATCTGCTCATCAATGAGAGGGGAGAGCTCAAGCTGGCTGACTTCG gcctggcccgAGCCAAGTCAATCCCAACGAAGACATACTCCAACGAGGTGGTGACACTGTGGTACCGGCCCCCCGACATCCTGCTTGGGTCCACAGACTACTCGACCCAGATTGACATGTG GGGTGTGGGCTGCATCTTCTATGAGATGGCAACAGGCCGGCCCCTCTTTCCGGGCTCCACAGTAGAGGAACAGCTGCACTTCATCTTCCGCATCTTGG GAACCCCAACTGAGGAGACGTGGCCAGGCATCATGTCCAATGAGGAGTTCAAGACATACAACTACCCCAAGTACCGAGCCGAGGCCCTTTTGAGCCATGCACCCCG ATCCTCTTGTCCTTGTGGTAGACTTGATAGCGACGGGGCCGACCTCCTGACCAAGCTGCTGCAG TTTGAGGGTCGAAATCGGATCTCCGCAGAGGATGCCATGAAACATCCATTCTTCCTCAGTCTGGGGGAGCGGATCCACAAACTTCCTGACA CTACTTCCATATTTGCACTAAAGGAGATCCAGCTACAAAAAGAGGCCAGCCTTCGGTCTTCATCAATGCCTGACTCAG GCAGGCCAGCTTTCCACGTGGTGGACACCGAGTTCTAA
- the CDK16 gene encoding cyclin-dependent kinase 16 isoform X3: MDRMKKIKRQLSMTLRGGRGIDKTNGAPEQIGLDESGGGGGSDLGEAPTRTAPGEPRSGRGPLSSAPEIVHEDLKMGSDGESDQASATSSDEVQSPVRVRMRNHPPRKISTEDINKRLSLPADIRLPEGYLEKLTLNSPIFDKPLSRRLRRVSLSEIGFGKLETYIKLDKLGEGTYATVYKGKSKLTDNLVALKEIRLEHEEGAPCTAIREVSLLKDLKHANIVTLHDIIHTEKSLTLVFEYLDKDLKQYLDDCGNIINMHNVKLFLFQLLRGLAYCHRQKVLHRDLKPQNLLINERGELKLADFGLARAKSIPTKTYSNEVVTLWYRPPDILLGSTDYSTQIDMWGVGCIFYEMATGRPLFPGSTVEEQLHFIFRILGTPTEETWPGIMSNEEFKTYNYPKYRAEALLSHAPRSSCPCGRLDSDGADLLTKLLQFEGRNRISAEDAMKHPFFLSLGERIHKLPDTTSIFALKEIQLQKEASLRSSSMPDSVAGGQHGRASLPH, encoded by the exons ATGGATCGGATGAAGAAGATCAAACGGCAGCTGTCAATGACACTCCGAGGGGGCCGAGGCATAGACAAGACCAATGGTGCCCCGGAACAGATAGGCCTAGATGAGAGCGGCGGTGGCGGTGGTAGTGACCTTGGAGAGGCCCCCACACGTACCGCCCCAGGAGAACCTCGCTCTGGACGGGGCCCACTCAGCTCTGCACCAG AGATTGTACACGAGGACTTGAAGATGGGGTCTGATGGGGAGAGTGACCAGGCTTCAGCCACGTCCTCGGATGAGGTGCAGTCTCCAGTGCGAGTGCGCATGCGCAACCACCCGCCGCGCAAGATCTCCACTGag GATATCAACAAGCGCCTATCACTACCAGCCGACATCCGGCTGCCTGAGGGCTACCTTGAGAAGCTGACCCTCAATAGCCCCATCTTTGACAAGCCCCTCAGCCGCCGCCTCCGCCGTGTCAGTCTG TCTGAGATTGGCTTTGGGAAATTGGAGACCTATATCAAGCTGGACAAGCTGGGTGAG GGTACCTATGCCACCGTCTACAAAGGCAAAAGCAAGCTCACGGACAACCTTGTGGCACTCAAGGAGATCAGGCTGGAACATGAAGAGGGAGCACCCTGCACCGCCATCCGGGAAG TGTCCCTGCTTAAGGACCTCAAACATGCCAACATCGTCACACTACACGACATCATCCACACGGAGAAGTCCCTCACCCTTGTCTTCGAGTATCTG GACAAGGACCTGAAGCAGTATCTGGATGACTGTGGGAACATCATCAACATGCACAACGTGAAA CtgttcctgttccagctgctccgtggCCTGGCCTACTGCCACCGGCAGAAGGTGCTACACCGAGACCTCAAGCCCCAGAATCTGCTCATCAATGAGAGGGGAGAGCTCAAGCTGGCTGACTTCG gcctggcccgAGCCAAGTCAATCCCAACGAAGACATACTCCAACGAGGTGGTGACACTGTGGTACCGGCCCCCCGACATCCTGCTTGGGTCCACAGACTACTCGACCCAGATTGACATGTG GGGTGTGGGCTGCATCTTCTATGAGATGGCAACAGGCCGGCCCCTCTTTCCGGGCTCCACAGTAGAGGAACAGCTGCACTTCATCTTCCGCATCTTGG GAACCCCAACTGAGGAGACGTGGCCAGGCATCATGTCCAATGAGGAGTTCAAGACATACAACTACCCCAAGTACCGAGCCGAGGCCCTTTTGAGCCATGCACCCCG ATCCTCTTGTCCTTGTGGTAGACTTGATAGCGACGGGGCCGACCTCCTGACCAAGCTGCTGCAG TTTGAGGGTCGAAATCGGATCTCCGCAGAGGATGCCATGAAACATCCATTCTTCCTCAGTCTGGGGGAGCGGATCCACAAACTTCCTGACA CTACTTCCATATTTGCACTAAAGGAGATCCAGCTACAAAAAGAGGCCAGCCTTCGGTCTTCATCAATGCCTGACTCAG TTGCCGGCGGACAGCATGGCCGTGCCAGCCTCCCACACTGA